In the genome of Fulvivirga maritima, one region contains:
- the dnaE gene encoding DNA polymerase III subunit alpha, whose amino-acid sequence MYIVFDTETTGLPHSYSAPITDLENWPRLVQLAWQLHDEKGNLLSNHNYIVKPEGFTIPYNSEKVHGISTKRALEEGHDLKKVLDIFSEDLDKASIVVGHNIEFDNKIVGTEYVRTSNQPKGEELQEKEKIDTSEVSKEYCNLRGGIGGKLKSPKLIELHEKLFGVGFGDAHDAAYDVDATAKCFFGLITEKVVPTINDLPVEEVVYEAPKLDEANFAKTEKKSTVTHGGDKAAAQKIGHPFVHLHVHTQFSVLQAVPDIKGLIAKAKEYNMPAVALTDLGNMFGGFKFVREAIANDIKPIIGCEFFVAEERTKLKFTKDNPDKRFNQVLIAKNKAGYHNLAKLSSMAYMEGLYGIYPRVDKDLIKQYSGDVIALTGGLQCEIPSLILNVGEHQAEEAFLWYLEVFKDDFYIELLRHGNRPGQGLEEENRVNEVLLDFARKYHVKVIAANDVYYINQKDSEAHDVLLCVKEGEMKSTPIGRGRGFRFGFPNDQFYFKSQEEMKVIFSDLPEAIENLTELIDKIEVYKLDRDVLLPAFNIPDEFKHPDDEKDGGKRGENAFLRHLTYEGANKRYPEITDDIRERLDFELQTIENTGYPGYFLIVQDFTSKAREIGVSVGPGRGSAAGSAVAYCIGITNVDPIAYDLLFERFLNPDRVSLPDIDIDFDDEGRERVIQYVIDKYGRNQVAQIITYGTMAAKSSIRDAARVMELSLAEANDLAKLIPEKPGTSLDKAFKEVKELEEMRHGADLKAKVLNQAKILEGSVRSTGTHACGVIITPDDITKFIPVSTAKDSPMLITQFDNSVVENAGMLKMDFLGLKTLTIIKSAIANVKKRHGIEIDIDHISLEDEKTYQLYQKGETNGTFQFESPGMQKHLRALKPDKFEDLIAMNALYRPGPMEYIPNFIARKHGEEEITYDIEDMSEYLAETYGITVYQEQVMLLSQKLAGFSKGDADVLRKAMGKKIFALLEKLKPKFVDGGKERGHDPKVLEKVWKDWEAFAAYAFNKSHSTCYSLVAYQTAYLKAHYPAEYMAAVLTHNQSNIEKVTFFMEECRSQGIKVLGPHVNESAVNFAVNEEGEIRFGLGAIKGSGEAAVEAIIEEREANGPFKDIFDFAERINLRTVNKKTFECLAMSGAFDCFEEFHRRQYLQAPEGEQTLIEKVIKYANKMQMEAESSQASLFGGDSGIDTPKPKIPAMEPFGEIEKLNIEKDVVGLYISGHPLDDFSFEIENFCNTELNQLNDLTQLQGKEVRIAGIVSSFAHRTTKGGKPFGTLTMEDYNGNFTFFLFGDDYIKFKEYLMQGWFLYIQGNAMERRWGDKSLEFKIRTIELLNDIRDKRTKGVVVNVNLEELNEKIILQLEGICEQFRGECTFHVNLLDTQENIAVELMSRKYKVNPSNEMIKEIKKIPELKCRVMV is encoded by the coding sequence ATATGTACGTACCAGCAACCAGCCTAAAGGGGAAGAACTTCAGGAAAAAGAGAAAATAGATACCTCAGAAGTATCTAAAGAATACTGCAACCTACGAGGTGGTATTGGAGGTAAACTCAAATCTCCCAAGCTGATAGAGCTGCACGAAAAGCTCTTTGGGGTAGGTTTTGGAGATGCTCACGATGCGGCATATGATGTGGATGCTACTGCCAAATGTTTCTTTGGCCTTATTACTGAAAAAGTAGTACCTACCATCAACGATCTACCGGTAGAGGAAGTGGTGTACGAAGCTCCTAAGCTCGATGAAGCCAACTTTGCCAAAACAGAAAAAAAATCTACCGTTACCCATGGTGGTGATAAGGCGGCAGCTCAGAAGATAGGCCATCCTTTTGTGCACTTGCACGTGCATACCCAGTTCTCGGTACTACAAGCTGTACCAGACATTAAGGGCCTCATAGCTAAAGCCAAAGAATACAATATGCCTGCAGTGGCACTCACTGACCTGGGTAACATGTTTGGGGGTTTCAAATTCGTAAGAGAGGCCATAGCTAATGACATAAAGCCTATCATTGGTTGTGAGTTTTTCGTAGCTGAAGAAAGAACCAAGCTAAAATTCACCAAAGACAACCCTGATAAGAGGTTCAATCAGGTGCTGATAGCTAAAAACAAGGCTGGCTATCATAACCTGGCCAAGTTGAGCTCCATGGCCTACATGGAAGGGCTGTATGGTATTTACCCAAGGGTAGACAAAGACCTTATAAAACAATATTCCGGAGATGTAATCGCCCTTACCGGTGGGCTTCAATGTGAAATACCATCACTTATCCTGAACGTAGGTGAGCACCAGGCCGAAGAAGCTTTTTTATGGTATCTGGAAGTATTTAAAGATGATTTTTATATAGAATTACTGCGCCATGGTAATAGACCTGGACAGGGTCTGGAAGAAGAAAACCGTGTAAACGAAGTTCTGCTAGATTTTGCCCGCAAATACCACGTAAAAGTAATTGCCGCTAATGATGTTTACTACATCAACCAAAAAGACTCTGAAGCACACGATGTACTGCTTTGTGTGAAAGAAGGCGAAATGAAATCTACACCTATCGGTCGTGGCCGTGGTTTCAGATTTGGTTTCCCTAATGATCAGTTCTACTTCAAGTCTCAGGAAGAGATGAAAGTCATATTCAGTGACCTCCCTGAAGCCATAGAGAACCTGACTGAGCTAATTGATAAAATAGAAGTCTACAAGCTGGATAGAGATGTGCTTCTTCCTGCCTTCAACATCCCTGATGAGTTTAAACACCCAGATGATGAAAAAGACGGTGGCAAAAGAGGTGAAAATGCCTTTTTGAGACACCTGACTTATGAAGGAGCCAATAAGCGGTATCCTGAAATCACAGATGACATACGTGAGCGACTAGACTTTGAGCTTCAGACCATTGAAAACACAGGTTATCCCGGTTATTTCCTTATTGTACAGGATTTCACCAGTAAAGCCCGGGAAATAGGCGTTTCAGTAGGTCCTGGAAGGGGATCAGCCGCAGGTTCGGCAGTAGCCTATTGTATAGGTATTACCAATGTAGACCCCATTGCTTATGACCTACTTTTTGAGAGATTCCTAAACCCGGACAGGGTGTCACTTCCCGATATTGATATTGACTTTGATGATGAAGGTCGGGAAAGGGTAATACAGTACGTAATTGACAAATATGGTCGTAATCAGGTAGCTCAGATCATTACTTATGGTACCATGGCCGCCAAGTCATCCATCAGGGATGCTGCCCGGGTTATGGAGCTTTCTTTGGCGGAAGCCAATGACCTGGCTAAGCTTATTCCTGAAAAGCCAGGCACATCGCTAGACAAAGCCTTTAAAGAAGTAAAGGAGCTGGAAGAAATGAGGCATGGCGCAGACCTGAAAGCCAAAGTACTCAACCAGGCTAAAATTCTGGAAGGCTCCGTAAGAAGTACCGGTACACACGCCTGCGGGGTAATCATCACCCCTGATGATATCACTAAGTTTATACCGGTATCTACAGCCAAGGATTCTCCTATGCTTATCACCCAGTTTGATAACAGCGTAGTAGAGAATGCAGGTATGCTTAAGATGGACTTTTTGGGGCTTAAAACCCTTACCATCATTAAATCGGCCATTGCTAATGTTAAAAAGAGACATGGCATTGAGATCGATATTGATCATATCTCATTAGAAGATGAAAAAACTTACCAGCTCTATCAAAAAGGAGAGACAAACGGTACATTCCAGTTTGAATCTCCTGGTATGCAGAAGCACCTTCGCGCACTGAAGCCGGATAAGTTTGAAGACCTTATAGCCATGAACGCCCTGTACAGACCAGGGCCGATGGAATATATACCTAACTTCATTGCCAGAAAGCATGGCGAAGAAGAAATTACTTATGACATAGAAGACATGTCTGAGTACCTGGCAGAAACCTATGGTATTACCGTATATCAGGAGCAAGTGATGCTTCTGAGTCAGAAGCTGGCCGGCTTCTCTAAAGGTGATGCGGACGTTCTGCGTAAAGCGATGGGTAAGAAGATATTCGCTTTACTGGAAAAACTAAAACCTAAGTTTGTAGATGGAGGTAAGGAAAGAGGTCATGATCCTAAAGTACTGGAAAAAGTATGGAAAGACTGGGAAGCATTTGCCGCCTACGCCTTTAACAAATCTCACTCTACTTGTTACTCACTGGTAGCCTATCAAACGGCCTACCTAAAAGCCCACTACCCTGCCGAATACATGGCAGCCGTACTTACACACAACCAGAGTAACATTGAAAAGGTGACTTTCTTCATGGAAGAGTGTCGTAGCCAAGGCATAAAAGTGCTTGGGCCACACGTAAATGAGTCAGCAGTAAACTTTGCCGTAAACGAAGAAGGTGAAATTCGTTTCGGACTGGGTGCTATTAAAGGTAGTGGTGAAGCAGCCGTTGAAGCGATTATAGAAGAAAGAGAAGCCAATGGCCCTTTTAAAGATATCTTTGACTTTGCCGAAAGGATTAATCTTAGAACTGTAAACAAAAAGACCTTTGAATGTCTGGCCATGTCCGGAGCATTCGATTGTTTCGAAGAGTTTCATAGAAGACAATACTTACAAGCACCTGAAGGAGAGCAGACTTTAATAGAGAAGGTAATCAAGTACGCCAACAAAATGCAGATGGAAGCTGAGAGCTCTCAGGCCAGCCTTTTTGGTGGTGATTCAGGCATAGATACTCCTAAGCCTAAAATACCTGCTATGGAGCCTTTCGGCGAAATAGAAAAACTCAATATCGAAAAAGATGTAGTAGGGCTTTACATTTCCGGGCATCCGCTAGATGATTTTTCTTTTGAAATAGAAAACTTTTGTAATACCGAACTGAATCAGCTCAATGATCTTACTCAGCTACAAGGTAAGGAAGTAAGAATAGCTGGTATTGTTTCTTCTTTTGCTCATAGAACTACCAAAGGTGGCAAACCTTTCGGCACCTTAACTATGGAAGATTACAATGGTAACTTTACCTTCTTCCTATTTGGTGATGACTATATTAAGTTTAAAGAATACCTGATGCAAGGTTGGTTTCTCTACATTCAGGGTAATGCCATGGAGCGAAGATGGGGAGATAAAAGTCTGGAGTTCAAAATAAGAACCATAGAGCTACTTAATGATATTAGAGACAAAAGAACCAAAGGCGTAGTAGTTAATGTGAATCTGGAAGAGCTCAATGAAAAGATTATTTTACAGCTAGAAGGTATTTGCGAACAATTTAGAGGAGAATGCACCTTCCACGTTAACTTACTTGATACTCAGGAAAATATAGCCGTAGAACTGATGTCTAGAAAGTACAAAGTGAACCCTAGCAATGAAATGATCAAAGAGATCAAGAAAATACCGGAACTAAAATGCCGTGTAATGGTGTAA
- a CDS encoding AI-2E family transporter produces MRKKYPFVIRLTLVLFLVSLILTMLIVGRDFLYPICLALLFSFLLYPMAHLLEKWKLPRVLAILISILSAIAIIGAGMFLLYQQMAVFIDDFPELKKHALDNLNYLQVQIDNMVGPMDHNKQWWLREKVSNLLNNSGDIMTKVFNATTGTMVKMGLQPVFIFFMLYYRERFSKFIYMLAGRSQKDRVKTILGEISLITKSYISGVFIVVLILCFINSFGLMIVGVEYAIMFGILSALMNFIPYFGTLIGAAIPLLYTLVSADPKNAIGVIILFVIIQFLENNILTPGITGGRVAINPLFTILIIIAGGMMWGIPGMFMSVPFAGMFKVVCHHYRYLRPIAFVMSKNKGDVINDKLGALKKWFAKIK; encoded by the coding sequence ATGAGAAAAAAATACCCGTTTGTTATCAGGTTAACTTTAGTGCTTTTTTTAGTGAGTTTAATACTTACTATGCTCATAGTAGGGCGTGATTTTTTATATCCTATTTGCCTGGCACTTTTGTTTTCTTTTTTACTATACCCCATGGCGCATCTGTTGGAGAAGTGGAAGCTGCCGAGGGTTTTGGCCATTCTCATTTCCATATTATCTGCCATAGCCATAATTGGAGCGGGTATGTTTTTGCTTTATCAGCAAATGGCTGTGTTTATAGATGATTTTCCCGAGCTTAAAAAACATGCTTTAGATAATCTAAATTACCTGCAGGTGCAGATAGATAATATGGTAGGGCCGATGGATCATAATAAGCAATGGTGGCTTAGGGAAAAGGTGTCTAATTTGCTCAATAACAGTGGTGATATTATGACCAAGGTGTTTAATGCTACTACGGGTACTATGGTGAAAATGGGGCTGCAGCCGGTATTTATTTTCTTTATGCTTTACTATAGAGAGCGCTTTTCTAAGTTTATTTATATGCTGGCTGGCCGTAGTCAGAAGGATAGGGTGAAGACTATCTTAGGTGAAATATCTTTGATAACCAAGAGCTATATCAGTGGTGTTTTTATAGTGGTTTTGATCCTGTGTTTTATTAATTCGTTTGGTCTGATGATAGTAGGGGTGGAGTATGCTATTATGTTTGGCATTCTCAGTGCGCTGATGAATTTTATTCCTTACTTCGGTACGTTAATAGGGGCCGCTATACCTCTGCTGTATACTTTAGTTTCGGCTGATCCTAAAAATGCTATTGGGGTGATAATCCTGTTTGTAATTATTCAGTTTCTAGAAAATAATATACTTACTCCAGGTATTACGGGAGGTAGAGTGGCCATTAACCCACTTTTTACTATACTTATTATAATCGCGGGAGGGATGATGTGGGGTATTCCGGGTATGTTTATGAGTGTGCCTTTTGCAGGTATGTTTAAGGTGGTGTGCCATCATTATAGGTACCTAAGGCCGATTGCCTTTGTCATGTCTAAAAACAAAGGTGATGTGATTAATGATAAGTTAGGAGCCTTGAAGAAGTGGTTTGCTAAAATTAAGTAA
- the trxA gene encoding thioredoxin, with translation MSKAIEITDSNFEEIIGGDKPVLVDFWAEWCGPCKMIGPVVEELAGDYEGKAVIGKVNVDENPNISAKFGIRSIPTLLVFKGGEIVDKQVGAVPKGVLAQKIDAQVA, from the coding sequence ATGAGCAAAGCAATAGAAATCACTGATTCAAACTTTGAAGAAATCATCGGCGGTGATAAACCAGTATTGGTTGACTTCTGGGCAGAGTGGTGCGGTCCTTGTAAAATGATTGGACCTGTTGTAGAAGAGCTGGCAGGAGATTACGAAGGCAAAGCAGTTATAGGAAAAGTAAATGTAGATGAGAATCCTAACATCTCTGCTAAGTTTGGAATCAGAAGTATACCTACACTTTTAGTATTTAAAGGTGGTGAAATCGTAGACAAGCAAGTAGGTGCAGTTCCTAAAGGTGTACTTGCTCAGAAAATTGATGCTCAAGTAGCATAA
- a CDS encoding NUDIX domain-containing protein — MAIEQDILLTVDAVIFNQPDAESREILLVRRRNEPFKGQWVLPGGFVEDDEDLPVAAARELEEETQITVSVEDLIQVGAYGKPGRDPRGRMVTVAYVAEINQDEQKAVGSDDAEKAQWWPLNDLPQLGFDHAEILEKALKLKGIK, encoded by the coding sequence ATGGCTATTGAGCAAGATATATTATTAACGGTAGATGCTGTTATTTTTAACCAACCTGATGCAGAAAGTAGAGAAATATTACTGGTAAGGAGGAGGAACGAACCCTTTAAAGGTCAGTGGGTGTTGCCAGGGGGCTTTGTAGAGGATGATGAGGATCTTCCGGTAGCAGCTGCCAGAGAGTTAGAAGAGGAAACGCAAATTACGGTTAGTGTAGAAGATCTCATACAGGTAGGCGCTTATGGCAAGCCGGGGAGAGACCCTAGGGGTAGAATGGTTACTGTGGCTTATGTGGCTGAAATCAATCAGGATGAGCAGAAAGCTGTAGGCTCAGATGATGCTGAAAAAGCGCAGTGGTGGCCGTTAAATGATTTGCCACAGCTAGGCTTTGATCATGCTGAAATATTAGAGAAGGCGTTGAAGCTAAAAGGTATAAAATAA
- a CDS encoding zinc ribbon domain-containing protein, producing MKKKECPSCAMEIDANSKRCPICGYEFPATSLWIQVVAILLVLLFILYFIF from the coding sequence ATGAAGAAAAAAGAATGCCCTTCCTGCGCCATGGAAATAGATGCTAATAGTAAGCGATGTCCTATATGTGGTTATGAATTTCCTGCCACCAGCCTGTGGATTCAGGTGGTGGCTATATTACTGGTGCTTCTTTTTATCTTATATTTTATTTTTTAA
- a CDS encoding IS1380 family transposase, with protein MVTQNIGSLPIEYSSKPVTPFGGMSLMKRFIDQVGIREKLAELALPSPGSNRGYDPKQIVESFWLSIWTGASRYIHCDWLRYDTVLQSIFGWDGMPSQSTYSRFFGKFSQSLNNEVFPELQQWFFDQLRLGALTIDFDSTVITRYGDQQGSSKGYNPNKRGRNSHHPLMAFVSQTRMVANAWLRPGNTAASSSCREFMEETFKHALAGQKVGLVRADSGFYNEEIMSYLDEELLNYIMAVRMYPNVKSEVWGLKDWVKLAKGIELNEMVFSHENGKPRRYIIVKKQVDIRPHAGGKELFEDQPGYRYSCYVTNMDLPLDQIWNMYNTRADCENRIKELKQDFGLENFCLQDFWATEASFRFIMVAYKLMSLFRHFALNHHRKATLSTLRSYCFALGAWTANHANKKVLKISLPSKRRPWMEGIFLNISSTSPPFDYSNE; from the coding sequence ATGGTTACTCAAAATATAGGGTCTTTACCCATTGAATATTCCTCCAAGCCAGTGACACCCTTTGGAGGGATGAGTTTAATGAAACGATTTATCGATCAGGTAGGGATACGAGAAAAATTAGCCGAACTGGCACTTCCATCTCCTGGTTCTAACCGAGGGTATGACCCCAAGCAAATCGTAGAGAGTTTTTGGCTGAGTATCTGGACAGGGGCTAGTAGATACATCCATTGTGACTGGTTGAGATATGATACTGTTTTACAGTCAATTTTTGGATGGGATGGTATGCCTAGCCAAAGTACCTACAGTCGTTTTTTTGGAAAATTCTCTCAATCCCTAAACAACGAAGTATTTCCAGAGCTTCAACAATGGTTCTTTGACCAGCTCCGTTTAGGAGCACTCACCATTGATTTTGATAGTACTGTGATCACTCGATATGGAGATCAACAAGGGAGTAGTAAAGGTTATAACCCCAACAAAAGAGGGAGAAATTCACATCACCCCTTGATGGCCTTTGTGAGTCAAACCAGAATGGTGGCCAATGCATGGCTCAGGCCAGGCAACACAGCGGCCAGTAGTAGTTGCAGGGAGTTCATGGAAGAAACCTTTAAGCACGCCTTGGCAGGACAAAAAGTAGGTCTGGTAAGGGCCGATAGTGGTTTTTACAACGAAGAAATCATGTCATATCTAGATGAAGAACTCCTCAATTACATTATGGCTGTACGCATGTACCCCAATGTAAAAAGCGAAGTTTGGGGGCTTAAAGATTGGGTCAAACTGGCAAAGGGAATAGAGCTGAACGAGATGGTTTTCAGTCATGAAAACGGTAAGCCAAGACGATACATTATTGTAAAAAAGCAAGTTGACATCAGGCCACATGCAGGAGGCAAGGAACTTTTTGAAGATCAGCCTGGCTATCGATATAGTTGCTATGTGACCAATATGGATTTACCTCTGGATCAGATTTGGAACATGTACAACACCCGCGCCGATTGTGAGAACAGAATTAAGGAATTGAAACAAGATTTTGGGCTTGAAAATTTTTGTTTACAAGATTTTTGGGCAACAGAAGCCTCCTTTCGCTTTATCATGGTGGCTTACAAGTTGATGAGTTTATTCAGGCATTTTGCGTTGAACCATCATCGAAAAGCAACCCTATCAACCCTCAGATCCTATTGCTTTGCATTAGGAGCCTGGACAGCAAACCATGCTAATAAAAAGGTTTTAAAAATCTCATTACCCTCCAAAAGAAGACCCTGGATGGAGGGAATATTCTTGAACATATCGTCTACTAGTCCTCCTTTTGATTATTCTAATGAATAA
- a CDS encoding VOC family protein — translation MKIPEGYNTVMPYLIVKDAAAFKAFMIEVFDAKEKVEIMRESSDVIMHAEITIGDSTIMFANCTDDFKSENAGMFIWVKDADVIFQKAMNLGASSVTPLSNQKYGRTCGIKDPFGNTWWVTSPIR, via the coding sequence ATGAAGATTCCTGAAGGTTACAATACCGTAATGCCTTACCTTATAGTAAAAGATGCTGCCGCCTTTAAGGCATTTATGATAGAAGTTTTTGACGCCAAAGAAAAGGTAGAAATTATGCGAGAGAGCAGCGATGTAATTATGCATGCGGAAATAACCATTGGAGACAGCACTATTATGTTCGCCAACTGTACTGATGACTTTAAATCTGAAAATGCCGGCATGTTTATTTGGGTCAAAGATGCTGACGTCATTTTTCAAAAAGCGATGAATCTGGGCGCTAGTTCGGTTACACCACTATCTAACCAGAAGTATGGCCGCACATGTGGCATAAAAGATCCTTTTGGCAATACCTGGTGGGTCACCTCTCCTATCAGATAG
- a CDS encoding endonuclease/exonuclease/phosphatase family protein, giving the protein MKKTLQFALQWGAVMVIIATALSFLGRFYWFFELFTSFKLQYTFCLLICIIGLTVIKKRLMAVICAAFLIPNLLAILPTYNALSYDNINQGNLRVTSINLLSSNYSYFKVETYIENTKPDILVLEEYHERWEQGLERVLENYPYQYTVPRFDNFGIAIFSNTKLTSKATLELNEAEIPSLLCSFMINNEEVHLLATHPPPPMSSTKYNLRNEQLKEIENLGATLKNLIIIGDLNLTPYCHHFESLLNHAHIKDTRAGFGIQPTWPVWGWPLSIPLDHCLISNDIITINRSIGPDVGSDHYPVTVDLLIPSL; this is encoded by the coding sequence ATGAAAAAAACACTACAATTCGCACTACAATGGGGTGCTGTAATGGTTATTATAGCCACTGCCCTTAGCTTTTTAGGACGATTCTATTGGTTTTTCGAACTCTTCACAAGTTTTAAACTGCAGTACACCTTCTGTCTACTGATATGTATAATAGGGTTAACTGTCATTAAAAAACGATTAATGGCGGTCATATGCGCGGCATTCCTTATCCCCAATTTATTAGCTATTTTACCTACTTATAATGCCTTATCTTATGACAACATCAACCAAGGCAACCTGAGAGTCACTAGCATCAACCTTCTTTCAAGCAATTACAGTTACTTCAAGGTTGAAACTTATATTGAAAACACCAAACCAGATATTCTTGTGCTGGAAGAATACCATGAGCGTTGGGAGCAAGGTTTAGAACGCGTGCTAGAAAATTATCCTTATCAATACACTGTGCCTCGCTTTGACAACTTCGGCATAGCCATTTTTTCCAACACCAAACTCACCTCTAAAGCTACCTTAGAACTCAATGAAGCTGAGATACCTTCACTACTCTGTTCTTTTATGATTAATAATGAAGAAGTTCATCTGCTGGCTACTCATCCACCCCCTCCTATGTCTTCCACTAAATACAATCTTAGAAATGAGCAGCTTAAAGAAATAGAAAACCTGGGCGCTACGCTTAAAAACCTTATTATAATTGGAGATTTAAATTTAACCCCCTATTGCCATCATTTTGAGTCATTACTCAATCATGCGCACATAAAAGATACGCGTGCCGGCTTTGGCATACAGCCTACCTGGCCGGTTTGGGGCTGGCCGCTCAGCATTCCGCTAGATCATTGCCTTATTTCAAATGATATCATCACCATTAACCGAAGCATAGGGCCTGATGTAGGCTCTGATCACTATCCTGTTACTGTAGACTTATTAATTCCCTCACTTTGA
- a CDS encoding DMT family transporter, producing the protein MKDKTHLQNLLMLNITMIIMSTSGALGRYIDMTPAATIWWRCILGTVFLYSFCKWKKVNIKINWAHDGWSIIIAGLLLGAHWLTYFYSLKLSNVAIGMLSLFTYPVITAFLEPIILKTKFELTHILLALLVLIGIYFLAPEFDLENDTTLGIICGVASSIFYTLRNILLKKKVERYAGTTLMLYQIIIIACLLWPVFFFYDISTIQTEWKATLALALITTSIGHTLFVSSFKKFSVTTVSIISGTQPIYGILLGFIFLNEVPQSSTMIGGALILTTVIIESMRTKKSS; encoded by the coding sequence TTGAAAGACAAAACTCACCTTCAAAACTTGCTGATGCTTAATATTACCATGATCATCATGAGTACTTCTGGAGCATTAGGCAGATATATAGATATGACTCCTGCAGCCACAATTTGGTGGCGTTGCATACTGGGCACTGTATTTCTTTACAGCTTTTGTAAATGGAAAAAAGTAAATATTAAAATCAATTGGGCGCATGATGGCTGGTCTATAATTATAGCTGGTTTACTATTGGGAGCTCACTGGCTCACTTACTTCTATTCACTTAAGCTATCTAATGTTGCTATCGGCATGTTATCACTATTCACTTATCCCGTGATAACCGCCTTTTTAGAACCCATTATATTAAAAACGAAATTTGAGCTCACTCACATTTTATTGGCGCTCCTGGTATTAATAGGAATATACTTTTTAGCTCCTGAGTTTGATCTTGAAAATGATACTACTCTGGGTATTATTTGCGGAGTAGCTTCTTCCATATTTTACACATTAAGAAACATCCTTCTGAAAAAGAAGGTAGAAAGATATGCAGGCACCACTCTCATGCTATACCAAATAATAATTATAGCATGCCTGCTATGGCCTGTTTTCTTCTTTTATGACATCAGCACTATTCAGACAGAATGGAAAGCCACCCTGGCTTTAGCTTTGATCACCACCTCTATTGGTCACACCCTGTTTGTCTCCAGCTTCAAAAAGTTTTCAGTAACTACAGTAAGCATAATCAGTGGCACACAACCTATTTACGGCATACTCTTAGGCTTTATATTTCTCAATGAAGTACCTCAAAGCTCCACTATGATTGGCGGAGCGTTGATATTAACTACTGTGATAATAGAAAGTATGAGAACAAAGAAATCCAGCTAA
- a CDS encoding SGNH/GDSL hydrolase family protein, which translates to MFFCIILLALLNCTSDNDMIYNPSNHPDSTQDSLQGEGLSFLALGDSYTIGERVTQIERWPVQLVNAINHADNGYAFAQPKIIARTGWTTQELKAGIAAENPVKNYDFVSLLIGVNNQYRGQSVETYQPEFEELLNMAIEFAGGDKEHVIVLSIPDYGYTPFGANKKEEITKAIYDYNEVNRKVSEELGVKYFDITAISRTDEADMVASDGLHPSGKQYKAWVELILKDDYLNSLFQ; encoded by the coding sequence ATGTTTTTTTGTATAATACTTCTGGCTTTGCTGAATTGTACCAGTGATAATGATATGATTTACAATCCCTCAAACCACCCTGATTCTACTCAAGATAGCTTACAAGGAGAAGGCCTTTCCTTTTTGGCTTTAGGCGATTCTTATACCATAGGGGAAAGAGTTACTCAGATAGAGAGATGGCCAGTGCAGCTGGTAAATGCTATAAACCATGCTGACAATGGTTATGCCTTTGCTCAGCCTAAAATAATAGCTCGTACTGGCTGGACTACCCAGGAACTGAAGGCAGGTATTGCAGCTGAGAATCCTGTTAAGAATTATGACTTCGTTTCTCTCTTAATAGGAGTAAATAATCAATATAGAGGCCAAAGTGTGGAGACTTATCAGCCTGAATTTGAAGAATTACTTAATATGGCTATAGAGTTTGCAGGAGGAGATAAGGAGCACGTGATAGTTTTGTCTATTCCTGATTATGGTTATACACCTTTTGGTGCCAATAAAAAAGAAGAGATAACAAAGGCCATTTATGATTATAATGAAGTGAATAGAAAGGTGTCTGAAGAATTGGGGGTGAAGTACTTTGATATAACGGCCATTTCTCGCACTGATGAAGCTGATATGGTGGCTTCTGATGGTCTACATCCTTCTGGTAAGCAATATAAAGCCTGGGTAGAGCTGATTTTGAAGGATGACTATCTTAATAGTTTGTTTCAATAG